The DNA window TAGAAATAtgtttgggcgatgtgggactgaGTCCCACTCACAAGTTCCAACATATATTATTCCAACCACTTGGTTGTATAAATTTTACGATTgaagcttgaaaattttgatttagtGTGCGTACATACCCTTTCTTGGCATAGCATAGGGGATGTAGTAGATATATGCATGTTCTTATAATAACACTCATCACTTAAGTCGAGTAGTTATGAGGTGAACATATTTATTACGAGTAAAGCTCATTTGAGTTAGATTTTTATTCATAAAGTTTGAAATTCATGTTCAACATGTATCTTTCTTTGCAAGAGTCAACGCAATGCATTGGATCGAGAAGATGTATTTTTGTGTGCATCAAGCGCATTGCGTTGGATTCTCACATACAAAGTTTGAATTCATGTTTCACACATTCATTTACGAGTCGGGCTATATATTGGAGCCCTTATTATCTCCTCaatgtgtttttgttttgaataaGCAAATTCAACCCATGCATAAAAGATTTTATAGCGCTTCAAAGTACAAGACAATTAGATTTTGAACACTGCAAAAAATTTAACGGTTAAAATTTTGAGAGTATAAAATGGcaaaggattgtctgccctcttacttccggtgccctcccgtgcattcctgttttgtgtggtcacggttaagtcacgtcaatattttatattactattcatttttattttattatatttataaaaaaaacaatataaaatgttgacttgGCTTAATTGTGATCACACAAACAGAAAGGCacgagagggcagacaatccttgtctgtATAAAATATCCCCCAAGCACGCTATTAGTGTAGCAAAACAGTACCAAGCAACATGTATTAAATGCAGAAGTAGTCACCTTCTGAACGAATAATAGTATATGAGCCTAACTTgtcaccaaaaaaaataaagtagGTCAGCGTATCCAATGGGTGCGCATTACAGTAATTATGCCCCATACGTTACGAGAAATTTTCAATGTGATCAGTACATGGAATGATACATTATGTATCATTATACAATGGTGAAATATATATGctaaaatattaataacttaaaaaataaaaattttcaccacttctattaaaacacgtgttGTACCATTTGTATTCCtgttacaactaaaaatttatcctACATTATCATGaaacaaaacagaaagaaaaagaaaacaccgAAAACAGTTCCATGAGAGCACTTTTCAAAAATTCGAGAACAGAAACTGagttcaattttcaattcaacgGCATCAAAGACGGTATTAAGtaaggaagaggatcctctcccgagctcaggatggggatcctcctgaccagccCATATGGGccattcaaatttaatccaacgactCCAAACATGGACgccttctaaaagttataataattgcaatCGTTGAATTAAGTTTGAATGGCCTAGATGAGTTggtcaggagaggatcctcttccattAAGTAAGGTTGTCCATGACGATGACCATGAGGTGTTGATCAtgtagagatttttcagtgtgatcgatACATGAGGTGAtatatcacgtgtcattatacaaaatGTGAGATAcatatgttaaaaagttaataacttcaaaaataaaaaatttcatcacttctttaaaaacacgtgatgtttCATCCGTATTCCTGTCAGAAAGAAAATTTTCCCCAACTTATAAGTCATGAGTCTTAATAACGAAGATATATATGCCTAGTAAAATTGGATGAACGCTAAACAGACAATTAAAGTAACAGAAAATTTTTCAGAAATTAAGCGGATTGACATTAaatgaacaataaaaaaataagttgGATAGAAAGGTTAGTAAGCTATGTTCCTCTCAGTATGTCCAATTTCAAATGCTGCTTTCAATAAGTCTGTTTCATATATGTTGTTTCTCCGCCGAAAAGCTAGGTATAACAAATACAGAGCAAAAGCAATTTCACTGTTTCAACTTTCAGCTACCGCTCAAAGGCGTTTTTTTAtatgggaattttaacgaaaaccatccagtactgttcattttaacgaaaaattacatttttacactaaaagttaatcctggtactattcactttaccctttattttgtccttatcattaaaactcaaagttttcaagcccttttcattagttttccttttttatatttACTAAAGACTAATTACAGAGGAAAGCGATAGGGATTCCCTCGTGCGACCATAGATGTGAATATACACACTTTCAATATTTAATCACTATAAAATTACGGTATCAGACAACTATCATCAATAAATTTTCATTAATTCAGctaccaaaaaattaaaaaacgaaTTAAACACTAATGAGACTAATTAACAACTAATAATTAATTACAAAACACTCGGTGAGCATGAATCAACAATTCCCAACCTTCTCGTTTTCCAGAAACCCAACTCCGGGTCGAGCTTCTCCGCCGCGGTTCTCGCCGGTTCCGATTTACACCTCGTCAGTATCAGCGGCCGAGCCGACCCGCCGAAGTCTCCGTCTTTATCTTCGATGCTCGCCGATTTCGCCATTCTTTCTCGAATTTCGCCCTCCAATTCCCTGAAAAATTCCAACTTTTCTTCGCTCTCCGACTCCAATCTCGCTTCCTCATCCGAAATCGACTGCCTTTCCGACGTGGGTTTCTGTTCTTCCTCTGTTTCCTCGGCTCTCACCGGCGAACCCCAAAATCTGCTCGCCAGAGACGATGACCTGTGAGGCGCAGATCTGCATCGGGTTAACAGCAAGGCGTTCCTCGGCGGCGTGGACAAAGAAGGAGAAACGACGAAAGCTTTCTCCTTTCTTTCGAATTCTTGGTCTCCTTGTTCTTCGCCAAAATCTTCCCCATCTGAACGACCTTCAATTGGGTCTTCAAATTTCGATTCAATCTTTGGTGGGTCCTTTTTGACTTCTCCCTTTCTGCAAAAACCCAGTTGGAAAAAAGGTACCCATTTGCGCCAGACGGGTCGAAAAGACTTGGCCTTGATTTTCCCGGGAAAATGGCGGGAAAACAGGGCGGTTCGGATCCATTTGCATCGCCGTCGGGAAGGAGCTCCGGTAGTTCCTCTAGCTCGCCGGGGCCGCGAACCGCCTTGCTTGGAGGACCTCCGGACTCGGACTTGCCCCATGCACGTGACTTTAGGAGACGACGGCTCTTGTGTTTCAACGGCGGGTGTGTTCTTCTTCCTCACGAACATTGGGCTCGAACGCACCCGGGCTCTGCTTCTGCTCCCGACGTTGGTCCTCAGAAACCTCACCAACGGCGGCGGGAACTTGTCCGTCCGACCCGGACTCGACATGGGTTTTGCAGAGAGCTTCATTTCCGTCCAATCCGAATAACAATCCGAATCAACGATAGATTTGGGTCTGGTTTCCTCAGGCTTTTCAGAAGAACGAAAGCAGCTTTCTGTCTTTCTCTCTGGaaaatgggtgactatggaGAGCTCTGTGTTAGCTTTCaattccttttgttttcttcttcttttgttttgggGAGTGTGAAATTTGGTATTTTAATCTTTGCACGGATGGGTGAATGGACTGTAAAGATTTTTCTATGAATCGACGAGGTTGTAGGCTTCATAATCTATTTTCCCTTCTcttctatttgaacggttacggTTTAACTATGTCAATATTTTATGTTGATATTTTTATAGAgacaataagataaaaaataatatctaATATGTaagaggaggggagagaagagaagggagagaatccTGCTTCTTGTTTTGTAGCCGTGTTTGGTGTGTTGGACTGGCTCCTGATTGAATGGTGATTGATAATATGCCTACTTTTCAAGGCAGAAATCATTACAGTTAAAGCTCAACCAATATCAAGTTGAATCCAATTCTCcgtttaaattatatggtgtttCGGAGTATTCATGCTTCATTTTAATTGACCATTTATTCATTTCTGTGTTATTAGTGAAGAAAGTGTGATTAGAATCCTTTTATTCGTGCAAATGCTGTGAACATTTGTCTAAATTAGAGAGAATTTAGAGGTGAAGCTCGAATCAAATTATATGGTTTTTCGAAGTACGAAATGTTTCGGAGTATTCGTACTTCATTTTAATTGACCATTTATCCATTTCCATTGACCATTTATCCATTTCCATGTTATTAGTGAAGAAAGTGTCATTAGAATCCTTTTATCCATGTAAATGATGTGAACATTTGTCTGAATTAGACAGAATTTAGATGTGAAGCTCGAATTAAATTGAGATTGACAACAAGCTTAACCACAAAGAGTGACCACATGAGTAAGTAATATTGATCTACGACAAAACCATGTGGTGGATTTGTGCAATTAACCTTTCCAATTAAACATCAAAACAAACACGTGAATCAAAGCCAATTTAACCTTTCCACATCCTTTATAGTTTGTACGTACTTATTTTAGATTAAtaacacaaaagaaaattgcTCATTTGAAACGATTTAATTGAAAAGGACCTCTAAATTCCTTCCCTCAAACACTtttgaaacaaagaaaagaaatccaATTAGGCCAAAATTGTATATATATCAATCTTTACATGCAACTGCGATGCCAATATCTCAAATCAATTCCTCGATGTTGTGTGAGTTAGTTAAAACACTTGACAGACTAGCAGTACACAATAGACTTGAAATACCGTCATCTTAGGATCCCAGTTGCATAAGATTTCTCTCATTCATAGGAAGAATAACTTACATAAACGAGTTCCCTGTCATGTGGCGTCTCTTGTCCAATGATGTATTGTCATATGCAAATTTTTCTCCAAATGACAATATATTATTGGACAAAAACATCATATAACAATGAACTTGTTTGATGTAAGTTGTTCTCCTTCCTAAACTTATTGTAATTATTGTGTCGAACGCGGCCACCCCCACACTACTCTTTTTGCGCGACTCTGAAGCGCACACAAAATAAATCATCCTTGAGATGAAAGGGAAaggcaagggcaaaggaaaattCTCCCAGCACGCCACTGAATGGCTCCACTACTTTCCTATCAATTCTCTCTGCAACCACCACCGCCACTAGAGTTTTCAATACCCTCACACTACACTTTTTACTTTCCCATCTCTGCCCTACCCAGTTCGTACCAACTTACACTGTTCCCAGGTGCAATATAGTAATTTCACATGTGACTGGGGGCTACTAGATCAGTAAATTACATGGCCTTTCCCCAACAAGAAAACGAAAGGTCAACCTTGGTTTCAGGAACAGGCACGGCAAGAAAGTCAACTGGCAATTTTCGGAATCACTTGGTAAATATATAAGCATATGAGAATTTGATATTACCTGTGCCTGCAGAATGCAAGAAAAGCAACTGCATAGTTTTCAGACTATTAACACAGGAAATGTAGGGTGCCACAAGCTGTACTAATAACTATTGCCATTTTAGACAGCACAGGAAATGTAGGGCTGCTATGATTTAGATCGAAAGGGTCCCCTTGTGACGATAAAAATTAGTGAATTACTAAATTCATATTCATATACGACGAGAGATACTTATCTACAACGGGATGTTAAGTCCTATTATGAAACAGTTTCATCATGCATGGTAACTTTAAGATTCGGAATCAATAGGTCTTTTCATCCCAACCGTTGGTTTTGTTGACTCACATCCCTCCATGTTGTGATTCCAATTGGTGGTCTGCTCTTGTCCAATGCTTGTTCCGTTTTCGTCATCTGGGAAACAATGTTGTGTTAGAGTGCTGTGGAACCAAATAGAGCAAGAAAATTTAACTAACGAAAATGAGAGAGGTCTTAAAAGGCGATTATGAAGTCTTGCCTGAGACATTTCCAATAGATAACTCGGTTAAGCGTCTAACACAGTCCTTCAATGTTTCCAGTTCCGTTTCTTTGTGTTGGAGTTTTGATTGGGCTGATCGAACAGCAGTTCAGATTCCAGCTCCACAATTTGGATTTCCTGCTGTTCGATGAGCACATGGCATAGTTTCTGATCCAGTTGAGCTGGCAATACTCCATGGAACTCCTGAGTAACAAAACACTGTCCCTCTAGGTCATGAAACCCTTGAGCTGTAACCTCAGAGACAATGTCCTGAATGGTATTAGAAGGGAAAAATCAGTCAGGCCAGCATAACGTGAATATCATCATTTAGGCATTACAATAGCTTTTGCCATTTCATTTGTCGACCAACAAAACGAACAAAATTACAATCCTTATATCTCAAAATAATCTAATCATAATATGGAGAGTTTGAACATGAAGTTCACCATCTACGCATTTACAGTGGCATTTGCCTGTTCATTGGTCGACCCGAAAAAAGGAACAAAATTACAATCCTTATATCTCGAAATGATCAAGTCATTTATGGAGTTTGTAACTTGAACTCTTAGCGGCGATTAGTTTTGGAGATAGTGCGATCCTATGTAGttcttttgttcttggtaaatAACTAGGACAAAGTTGTTGGTTCAGCATCCATTATATTTAACTAAGAACGCAAAACTGGCttccaaacattttcaaaacacTACTAAATTGTATAATCTACACTTGATTATCAGCTGTAGTTTATAGCACCAGCATAAAGGCACGTCTCTGTAAGGTAAATCAACCTATTCGAAGAAAATATAATGACCTTTAAAGACTGACCTCACCCAGATTACTCAATCCCTCATGGCGAGGAGTATCCGTAGCGCACCATGGAAGTTTTTGCAATTCAGACTCAAGTTCTGCTTCTAATTGATCCATGTCCATCACTTCGGAATGTGGGTCCTGCTCCTCCGTAAGGACACTACTAGCACATCCGGCATCCTCAGATACAGTAAAACTGGACATTTGCATATGAATGGCGCCTCTGTTTTCTGTACTTGGATTGTTGAGTTCTGGCTGAGAAAGCTTGTTACTAGTTATCCGATGGTTTGTATTGGCTTCATTGTTAAACTCCTAGATGTAGGAACTATAAATGGTTAGTCTTCAACAAGGATCACAAACAACATCGTCCCCTTGCGAAGACCACCATGAGACTTCTCAAAGGCAGCTTTTGTCATCAGCCTCAAGCCGGAGGTTAGAGCGCCTGATGCAGCCAAGTCAGCAAAGAAGGACTGGATGAATTCAGGACGCATCAACGACAGATCCCCGATCATTCCACTTTGAACATAGGCATCTGCAACCCCAAATGCAGCAACACATGCGCATATACCGATATAAGGTCCAACTCCTCCGCCTGCAGATGTGGCTACATCCACAATTATAAGCATCAAGATAGCGAGGAAGAAGAGAGCATATCCAATTAAATTCCACTTTCTGGTGTCAACCTTTGCTTCATGGTATGCTGAGAACCCATCTGTCCAGCAACAAAGACAGCAGCAACACCAACTGAAAGATCTGGTGCAGGCTGTGTTTACTGGTAACGCataagaactcttctactcaCTCAAGACCTTATGTTCCAATGGTGATAGAACCCTGATTACAGAACGTGTTCTTTGTGAGCAGGGAATCCTTTATTATATTGAACTGAACTTCTCCAACTTCCATCTATCATGATGATTGGATAGCAACTGCTATGAACTGCAGCCATCAGTTTCCTTTGACATGGAGCAATGCAGGCATCCTTATCACGTCCCATATCCCTTAATTCTAGGAGATCAGTTATTGACATGGCCATGACTCCTAATTGGTTTAAACCCACGTTTAGGTATCCTTATCATGATATGTGTAAGTTCAAAAcctaacattctcccacttttGAACTTCCACTTATCATGTTCCTTGTCCAACGTATTAAACCAATCCCTTATGTGATCACTTAAGTCATGTCAACCATACAACAACTCATATCTGCCATGAATAGCTTCAAAAGTTGAACCCCAGAAAATTAGTACTTCATAATTTGTACTAACACTCTGAAATCACATCCCCCAAAACTACTCATGCATGATATTAACAGAGCAAATAGACATATTTAACATGTCTATTATTTACACTCCCACTGATCAAACCACACATCATTGTCAAGCCTTTGTTTGGCTCCAATGATAAGCCTTTTACAATAACCAGCTCATTAAACCTCGGTTTGATTAGTAATTCATCATTTCAAACactgcatatatatatgaaacaacatttcaaacactgcatatatatatgaaacaacATCAAATATGATACAATCATATTCGATCCTTTATCAAACTCCAATGAGTTTGCCTAATGCTTCCAACCAAGCCTCAATTCTGCCTTATGCAGATAAACTAGTCATTGAGTGAATAACCATGACATGCAATTTATGTAACACCTTTGGGCAAGAGACATAAAATATCAGTTATGCAATCTTAATCATGCATCCTTATTTGCATAGCTATTTCACAAAAATTTCAAGTTACAACTCAAATCATGTCTTTGGACAAGGGAACAAAGTTGACTTAAAACTCTTATAAAATACTACACACTATATCACAGTTCAAGCCATTCactatttctttcttttgaaaGATTGGTCTTATGCAATGAACTGTCACTCATAAAATTCAATTAAGAATCTCTTGAACAAAATTTTCTAATAATTCCCACTTTGATGAAGATTTATTCAAACATTTGTTCAAGTATAGAGATTATTAGTGCTGAAAACCTGCATAAAACTTTAGCATTTCAATTTGATTGTAGAAATCATCCAAACGTCAAATGAAAAACCAATTTTCTACACAAGTAAAATCTAATTATAGATTATTTTCACATGTATCAGGTTCAACCTAAAGTTACTAAGCTACAATCTACACCAATGGCTATTGCCAATACATACTTAGATATCAAGAAACTGATTTCAATCATATTCCAGATTTCAATCAGATATCGATCATCGTTTGCATGACTACCAATTCTAGAAAGATAAAAGCACAATGCTTACAATGTTTTAATCTCCAAACCATATATTCCTTTTCCTGCTGTGAATAAAACTTTGGCAGCAACATATGGCATTAGAACAATTAATCATGCTATAGAAAAAAACTGTAGCAATCATCATACGAATTTTATACATGCATAAAGCATTAGGATTTCTTATCACAAGTTCATAGCCGAGGTATTCACTGAAGAAGACATGGAAAAATCGTTGAGATGCATGCTTATAACATACCTTTAGTTAAAACTATAAGCAACCATTCATTCTTTATTGTACACCCACCATTATAGGATATTTTCATGCCACTATATCAAGTATATGGCAGCACACATGCAGTAGCACCATCTGCTGTCTTCTGACATCACGCATGGGAAAGATTTGTGTAACAAACATGGGAAAGAAGTCTGAAGGTTACACTTTAACAGTAACCACATGGGAATGCTTCTGACAGCATACATGGGAAAGAATGAAGGCATTAGAATGATACCTCAGCATCTGCTTCTGCCCGCATAACACAGCAGCGGCACAATCTCAAATCGTGAAGATTCCCAGTCCTTAAATCTATCCTGATACGCCAGTTGAAATCATCTAGAAAACTGTAAGGACTATCTTAAGAAGACATGGAAAACTTGAAACAATCATTAGtgattgttaaatgcatgtttATATCACACCCTTGGGCAAGAGATATAAACTGCCATTGACCTTTACTGTATAGCCATTATTCAAGGATCTTATCATGCAATTATTACAAGTCTTTGGACAAGAATATAGCCTGATCTACATGATGCCATACACTGATTAAAACTACCAATAATTTATACATCCCCTTCTTTGGAAAAGAATGTGAACATTTCTTGAGTTTTAAACCACAAACATTCTTCCTTTACTGTAATCGAACAATGTTCTTGACATTTACTGCAAACCAAACTGTTAGTATAGTAGCAGAAAAGATCAAACTCAAAGTGATATAGTTCCAACAATATACAGATCATTATATTGATCACAACAGAAATAGATGAAAACTGCATTCTCACTGCAGCCAACACATTGCATATGCAGATCATAAAGCCACTTCATCTTCCATTCTTAAATAAATGGGATATAATCATACTAATAAACTAATGAAAAACATCATTTGATTAGTCATGTCCCAGAGCATGCACTCAATCTGTTGTTTAACGAGGAAACTTTACCAGAAGAATACAGCAGCAGATAGCACACACACTGCAGTATAATTTTACTATACATTCTCGCAATGTTCATTTACACACCATCGTCTCGCAATGTTCATTTACACACCATCAACCGATGCATGAAAATAGTTTATTTTCAACTTTACTTGCATGCACCCAAGGAGATCAAGGAAgaaaagtgaaataaaaaacGCATGCTTATGGAGAGAAAAATTTACGAGCATGCAACATAGCACAAAAATAAACCACTCAAAATTTCCCTTCTTTGTAGAATTTGCCTAATTCAGTGTCTTTTCAACCAAGATGAACGCCACATGCAGGTTCTCTAAGCAGAGATTGAGTTTCACAAGTTTGGTGATCTAATCATCCTTTTACTTGTTCTTGCATATATAAACAATCAAGAAACATTACAGGAACTTGCAATTAGGAATTAGGCAACAAGATATCGAGGCAACCATGAACCAAGAAATCAAAATAGTCATAAATAAATGCCTCAAAATAATAAATGAAACTATCATTAACCAAGGCAGCCATGAAGTAGGGAATTAGATGTTGTCATGAACCAAGGCAACAATCACCGATGCTAACATTAGGGGCTAGGTTGAGGCAATTTTCTTCCCCGTACAACAAATATTTCCAGTAAATGATATAGGTATAAATGTTAAGATAATTAAGTTTGAATCCAAGTAGactaaccatgctctgataccaaatgtagGAACTATAAATGGTTAGTCTTCAACAAGGATCACAAACAACATCGTCCCCTTGCGAAGACCACCATGAGACTTCTCAAAGGCAGCTTTTGTCATCAGCCTCAAGCCGGAGGTTAGAGCGCCTGATGCAGCCAAGTCAGCAAAGAAGGACTAGATGAATTCAGGATGCATCAACGACAGATCCCCGACCATTCCACTTTGAACATAGGCATCTGCAACCCCAAATGCAGCAACACATGCGCATATACCGATATAAGGTCCAACTCCTCCGCCCGCAGATGTGGCTACATCCACAATTATAAGCATCAAGATAGCAAGGAAGAAGAGAGCATATCCAATTAAATTCCGCTTTCTGGTGTCAACCTTTGCTTCATGGTATGCTGAGAACCCATCTGTCCAGCAACAAAGACAGCAGCAACACCAACTGAAAGATCTGGTGCAGGCTGTGTTTACTGGTAACGCataagaactcttctactcaCTCAAGACCTTATGTTCCAATGGTGATAGAACCCTGATTACAGAACGTGTTCTTTGTGAGCAGGGAATCCTTTATTATATTGAACTGAACTTCTCCAACTTCCATCTATCATGATGATTAGATAGCAACTGCTATGAACTGCAGCCATCAGTTTCCTTTGACGTGGAGcaatgctttctcaaaagcgattAGATGTCAAATGAAAATTGTAAGGCTCATAAAAAACGTTCAACCCTAATCCGATAACTCATATacaagtttgttgatgcacaaaaccggaggtcttggaacaacataaatccgactgtgaatctgcaagaaatgtaaagaacacaagatgtatcgtggttcaccccaatttttgggctacgtctacactgatattatatttctctgagatgttgaagagggagagagaaagcttCTGAGGGTCAGAAAGCTCTTCTCAATCTGAGAGGCTTGAGGGGATCAGGAGGCCTAAGAATTCGCCTCCCCTAATGAgaagagtgaggagtccttttatagaataagggcttcttacttattacatatttgccccttcatttattacataattacatttgagtcctccgagtatttatacgagatctaaatacggaggccctaagtatggtataaacagtagtccccaaagtcttcagtcaagagagtctgttggctggagacttgaaattcaatccatgtgtgggccgaagtaactagatgtcgtctagaattgatactcgatatgaggtgatgctcaatgtgaaatgatgctcaactagaagtagcacatgttgcgaggttgctcggcttgtggcttatgttgccctggttggcttggcttgtggcgttgaaggtgaggta is part of the Malus domestica chromosome 12, GDT2T_hap1 genome and encodes:
- the LOC103413706 gene encoding uncharacterized protein, which encodes MKLSAKPMSSPGRTDKFPPPLVRFLRTNVGSRSRARVRSSPMFVRKKNTPAVETQEPSSPKVTCMGQVRVRRSSKQGGSRPRRARGTTGAPSRRRCKWIRTALFSRHFPGKIKAKSFRPVWRKWVPFFQLGFCRKGEVKKDPPKIESKFEDPIEGRSDGEDFGEEQGDQEFERKEKAFVVSPSLSTPPRNALLLTRCRSAPHRSSSLASRFWGSPVRAEETEEEQKPTSERQSISDEEARLESESEEKLEFFRELEGEIRERMAKSASIEDKDGDFGGSARPLILTRCKSEPARTAAEKLDPELGFWKTRRLGIVDSCSPSVL
- the LOC103413722 gene encoding uncharacterized protein, with the translated sequence MQMSSFTVSEDAGCASSVLTEEQDPHSEVMDMDQLEAELESELQKLPWCATDTPRHEGLSNLGEDIVSEVTAQGFHDLEGQCFVTQEFHGVLPAQLDQKLCHVLIEQQEIQIVELESELLFDQPNQNSNTKKRNWKH